CTCGATGGCCTCTGGGATCGGCTCATCCCGTCGTATGCCGTCGAGGCGCTGGCGAAGGGTGATGGCGGAGCGACAGGCGATGGCGGCGCGCAGAGCGCGTCGGGGGAGGCCGAGACATTCCTGAGTTCCGCCCGGAGCGCCACGGTCACGGCGCACGGCGCAGTTGGCCGCGGCACCGACCTGCGGATCACCGGAGGCGGCGTGGTGGGCGCGGCGCTGGAGGTCGAGGGCGCCGTCCTGCACCTCTCGCTGTTTCGGATCAAGGATCGCGGTCAGAACGGGCGATCGCGCGCCGCGGGGTTCGCTCCGATGGGCGAGCGGAGACGGCGGAAGACCTAACAGGAGCCTCGGTCTGCTTGGGCACTTGACCCGATGAAGCTGACACTCTGGCCTAACGCGGACAGCATACCACCGCCGACCCTCAACGGTCGGCGAAAGGGGAGAAGGAACATGAAACAAGGCTACACGCACATCGCTGTGATTCTGGATCGCTCTGGTTCGATGGAATCCATTCGAGACGATACGATCGGCGGCTTCAACGCCTTTCTGAAGAAGCAGAAGGCAGAACCCGGGAAGGCAACCCTGACGCTCGTTCAGTTCGATACCCAAGACCCGTACGAGGTGATTCACCGGTTTGCGCCAATCAAAGATGTTCCCGAGCTGAACCGCAAAACGTATGTGCCTCGTGCGTCAACGCCATTGCTTGATGCCCTTGGTCGGGGGATCAATGACCTTGAGATGAGCCTTGGCAAACTCAAGAAGGAAGACCGTCCATCGCAGGTTGTCGTAGTCGTCGTCACGGATGGTGAGGAGAACTCAAGCCGGGAGTTCCGCAAGGACCAGATTGAAGAGATGATCAAGGAGAAGGCCGAGAAGGACTCGTGGCAGTTCGTTTTCTTGAGTGCTGACCTTGCCGCTATAGGCGACGCAATGGCTGTCGGCATTCCCGCAGACGCGGTGTTGGTGTTCGAGAAGAGCGGCAGAGGCAGTACGAGCGCATGGGCTTCCCTATCCAAGCAGACATCCGAATACCGGTCATCTCGAAAAAGGAAGTTCGGATTTGAGCAGGAAGACCGAAAGCATCCCGACGATCCACAGAAGAAGGCATGAGGCCGAACCAAGGCGTGCAGGCGACGCGGTGCCCGCGCACGGCGCGGCGCTAGGTGCGCTTCAACGGGCAAGCGTAGGGGTTTGACACGCGAGCGCGCTGAATGGTAGTATGACTCCGGTATGAAAAAGGTAGCCATCAGTCTTCCGGATGCTCAGGCGGACGCCGTCGAGCGCATACGTCGCCGGCTGCGGATTCCGCGCAGCCAGGTTATCCAACGGGCCATTGCCGTGTACCTGGCGGCGGAAGGACATCACCGGGCGGTCCGCGCGTACGAGGAGGGCTATCGCCGGTGGCCCGAGGGCACCGAGGCCGAAGCCCTGGCCCAGGCCACCACGGGCGCGTTGGAGCAGGAGGAGTGGTCGTGAGGCGGGGCGAGATCTGGTGGGTGCGGTTCCCAAGCCCCATCGGCCTCCGCCCCGCCGTGCTGGTCTCTCGGAATCAGGCCTACCGAGTACGCACCGCCGTGACCGTGGTCCCCCTGACGCGAACGATCCGACGGATTCCCGTTGAGGTTGCGCTGGGTCCGGAGGATGGGATTCCCCAGCGGAGCGTGGCCAACGCCGACACCGTCGCGACGGTCCCCAAAACATCGCTGGTGGAGTACCTGACAACACTCTCACCGGCCAAGCTCCAGGCGCTCGACCAGGCCTTGAAGTTCGCCATGGATCTCCCGTAGAGGTCGCATGCCCAGCCGCGCCGTTGTCGTCGGAGCCGGCGCCATCGGCGCCGCCTGCGCGCACTTCTTAGCCCGATCCGGCTGGGGGGTCACGCTGGTGGATCGCGATGAGATCGGCCGCGGCTGCTCCTACGCCAACGCCTGCCTGATCGTTCCCAGCCACTCCCACCCGATTCCAGAGCCCGGAGCAATCCGCCGGGCCGCTCGCTGGATGCTCAGGCCGGACAGCCCGTTCTACGTGCGCCCTCGCCTCGATCCAGGGCTGCTCGACTGGTTGTGGAGGTTCCGACGTGCATGTAGCCCCGAGGCAGCGGAGCGCGGGTTCCGTTCGCTGCTCGATCTCAGCCGGGCCGGCCTGGCGCTCTTCGAAGAGATGACGCGCGAGGCAGGCCCGGCTTTCTTCTATAAGCGTCAGGGTCTGCTGCACGTCTATCTCACGGACGCGGGCTTCCGCGAAGCCCATCACGAGCACGTCGCGCTACGGGAGGCCGGGTTCAACGCCCGGCTCCTCGACCGGGCAGAGGCGCTGGAGTTTGAGCCCGCGCTCAGCCCGCGCATCCGCGGCGGGCTGTTCATCGAGGGCGAGGCGCACGGCGACTGTTACGCCTACACCCTGGGTCTGGCGGGCCGACTGGAGGCGAGTGGGGCTCGACTGATCACCGGACGCGGCGTTTCGCGGATCACGGTGGCGGGAGGCAGGGCGCGTGGTGTGCTGCTTGAGCCGCAGGGTGAAGAGATCCCCGCGGACCTGGTGGTGCTTGCCGCCGGCGCATGGACGCCTGCACTGGCCGCGCCGCTCGGGCTGCGCATCCCGCTTCAGCCGGCCAAGGGCTACAGTGCGACCATCCCAGGATATCCAGGCGCACCCCGTGTGCCGCTCCTCTCGATGGAACGGCGCGTGGTTGTCACGCCGCTGGGCGATCGGCTCCGATTCGGCGGCACACTTGAGCTGGCCGGTCTCACACCCGGCATCAACCCGGTTCGGTACAGGGCCGTGGTGAGCGCCGCTCACGAGTTGCTGGCGAGTCCGCCGCCTGTGGATCAGGCCGAGGCCTGGTACGGCTTCCGGCCCGTCACTCCTGACGGACTGCCGGTTATAGGATGGGCGCCGGGGATCGAGGGACTCATCGTCGCCTCCGGGCACGCGATGCTGGGCTTCACGCAGGCGCCGATTACGGGGAAGCTGGTGGCTGAACTGGCGGATGGGCGGCCGCCGTCGGTGCCGCTGGAGCCCTTCCGCCCCGACCGCTTCTAGGCTACGGCTACGGCGTGGGCCGCCTCCACCGCGGCGCGGAGGTTCTCCGGTGGCGTGTTTGCGCCCAGGTTGCAGAGATACAGAGCAAACCGCCCGCCCCGCGCCCCCACCTCTGCGTAGCGTCGCACGCGCTCGGCGACGGCCGCCGGCCGCTCCTGGGCCAGAAAGCCGGCGCCGACGCCCAGGATCAGCGGCACGTCGTGAAGGTCGGCGTAGGTCTTGTAGAAGCCGGGACCCAGCGCTTCTACGTCTGGATCCTGTCCCAGAAGAGGGCCCGGACCGACAAGAAGCTTGAGGTCCAGCATCTCCTCGGGCCGCTTCAGATAGCGCTCTCCGGCCCAATTCGCCACGGCGACTCCCGGACCGGACAACTCGCGGAGCCGGAGAATCGAGGGGACCACCCACTCCCGGAGCAAGGTCAGGTTGACGATGGGCGGGGAAGCGGTGGCATCCACGCCCGAGATCTTTGTGCTGTGTGGAAAATGGCGCTGCAGGTAGACGATCCACGGCGCCAGCACCTCCTCCGAGATCCGGGCGAGGAGGTCTCGAGCGAACTCGGGGTCCGTGTACATGTCCAGGAGAAACTGCTCGATGCCGCGCAGGTTCGTGGCCAGCGTGAAGGGGGCGCAGAAGCTCAGCCCCGGCTCGATCCCCGCGAGTCTCCTGAAATGAGCGTACATCTCCAGAACGCGCTGACAGGCCGGTTGCGAATCGAAGTCGGGCGTCCGGATGCGCGAGAGGTCGGCTCGGTCGCGGATCAGGGGCGCGGTCCGGTCGATGTCCGGCATCCCGTCCTCGCTCCACTGGATACCTTGCCCCAGCGCCTCGGCCTCGATGTTGTAGACGTCGTAGGTAATGGCCGGGACGTCCAGACCGAATCGCGCCTGGGTATCCAGCGTGGCCGACACCAGGAGTTCGGGCCGCCTGAAGAACTCTCGGCGGGGAATGCCGCACTGCTCGGCAACGAACTCGTGCATCTGGGCATACACGGGCACCCACCGGGCCGTGCCGCGCATGGCATCCGCCATCAGGGCGACGCCCTCCTGGAACACGGAGTAGTCCGCCTCGCGCGACTCAGACACGCTGGGTGCCGCCGAAGAATGCATCCGGGAGCGCAGGCGCCATGAAGGCACTCATTGATTTTCCGCCTCCTCAATCCGCTCGAGCGTTTCGTACAGTGCCTCCAATTTGCGCTCCGCTTCCTCGTACCGCAGCCGCATCGCCTTGGCCCGAGCCGGGTCGCGGTAGAGGTCGGGATCACCCAGCCACCCCGCGGCCTCGTCCCGCTCACGCTCCGCGGCCGCGATCTGAGCGGCCACCTCGTCGAAGGTCGGCGCAGCCGGCGGCGTACCTGCCGCGCCCTTGCGCGTGGCCTTCCCGGCGCGCGGCTCCGACCTCTGCGCCCGCTGTGCTGCCTCCCTTGTACGGCGCTCGCGCATCTCGCGATAGGTGCCGGCGAAGTCGGCGATGCCGCGGTCCTCGACCGTGAGAATGCGCGTCGCAAGCCGCTCCAACAGATAGCGGTCGTGTGTGGCCACGATCATCGTGCCGGGAAACTCGCGCAGCGCCGCCTCCAGCGCCTCGCGCGCCGGGATGTCCAGATGGTTGGTGGGCTCATCCAGCAGCAGCAGGTTGGGCTCGTCCAGCAGCAACTTCGCCAGACTCAGGCGCTGGCGCTCGCCGCCGGAGAGCATCCCCACGCGCTTGAAGACCTCCTCGCCGCTGAAGAGAAAGCGGCCCAGGTAGGCGCGCACCTGCTCAGGACTGAGCGGCCGGTCGGAGAGGATCTCGTCGAGCACGCTGTTGGCGGGATCGAGCGCCAGGGTGGACTCCTGGGCGAAGTAGCGGGGCCGCACGCCGGTCCCAAGCGTGACGATACCCGATGTGGGGGTCTCCAGGCCCGCGATCAGGCGCAGCAGCGTGGACTTGCCGGCGCCGTTGGGTCCCAGCATGCCGACGCGCTCGCCGCGGTAGATCTCGAGACTCACCTCGCTGAGCACCTCAATGCCTGCGGCACCGGGGCTGCCCGCGCCGGCGGCGGGTGCGCCCGCCCCGCCGGCCGCCGCCGCATCCGCCGTGGGATCCTCGAACCGCTTGGTCACCTTCTTGAGCCGTGCCACAATCTTCCCCGACGCGGGCGCAGAGGTAGCCCTCACCCGGAGCCCGCGCCGCTCCCGCGGTGCCTCGATCATCTCGGCTTCCACGCGGGCAAGCATCTTCTCGCGGCTCTTGGCCTGCGCGGCGCGCTGTCCAGCCTTGTAGCGGCGGATGTAGTCCTCGAGCTTCGCGATCTCCTCCTGCTGCCGGACCCAAGCCTCCTGCTGCAGACGAATCCGTTCGGCCTTCAATCTCGCGTAGGCGGAGTAGGCGCCGGGATAGGAGGTTACCCGACTGTCTTCAAGTTCGAGAGTGCGCGAGGTCACGGCGTCGAGCAGGGCTCGGTCGTGGCTCACCACGATGCACGCGCCTGGGAACGACTTGAGGTAGTCCTCCAGCCACTCGGTCGCGGCCAGGTCGAGGTGGTTCGTCGGCTCGTCGAGCAGCAGCAGATCGGGCTCGCCCAGCAGCGCGCGCGCCAGCTCCGCGCGGACGCGCCACCCGCCGCTCAGCACGCCGAGCGGCCGCGCAATGTCCGGTTCGCGGAAGCCCAGTCCCGAGAGGACCATCCAGGCGCGGGTCTCCAGCGTGAACCCGCCCGCATGCTCGAAGTGATCGCGCACGCGGGCGTACTCTTCCATGACCGCGTTGAGCCGGTTGGTATCGCCGTGCACCTCGGGCGCGGCCATCAGGTGCTCCAGGTCGAGGGCGCGCGCTTCAAGCGCGCGGACGTCTGCCGCGCCTTCCAGCACGTGCGCGAGAACCGCGCTCTCCGACGGTCCCACAGGGGTCTGCGGGAGGTAAGCCACCCGCGCCCATCCGGCCAGGCCGATCCGCCCCTCATCGGGTTGATCCAGCCCTGCCAGCAGGCGCAGCAAGGTAGTCTTGCCGGTGCCGTTGCGGCCGATCAGCGCGGCGCGCTCGCGGGCCTCCAATGAGAAGGTGACACCCCGGAGGATCTCCAGGTCGGCGTACGATTTGGAAACGTCGTTGACCGCAAGAAGTGGCATGGGATCAGGCGCGGGCCCCGGCGCCGCAGGATTCCCGCACGACCAGTTGCGGCTGGAGGACAATGGTCTCCGGTGGGCCGCTACGCGGTGCGGCCAGCCGCCGTAGGAGCAACTGCGCCGCGGCAGTGCCCAGGGCGTAGCCGGGCTGGGCGACCGCGGTCAGCGGGGGCGTCAGCACCGGCGCCCAGTACATGTCGTCAAATCCCACGACTGCCATCTCCTGGGGGATAGTGACGCCCTCTTCTTTCAGCCGGAGCAGTGTGCCGATGGTCATCAGGTTGTTTGACACGAACAGGGCGGTGGGGCGCCGGCGGACCCGCAGGAGTTCCCCGGCAAGATCATACCCACTCCGTTCCTTGAAGGTCCCCTCCAGTATACATCGCGCGTCAGGCTTGATCCCCGCGCGCCGCAGCGTATCGAGGAACGCTTCGAGACGCTCGGATCCGGTGTAGAGGCGCCGGGGTCCGCTGATGATGCCTATGCGCCGGTGGCCGAGGCGGATTAGGTGCTCGACCGCCGCGCGCACGCCTGCCCGGTTGTCAATCAGGACCGCGTCGGTCTTGAGGCCGTTCAGGCGCCGGTCCACCTGGACGGTCGGAATGCCACTTGCCAGCAGTCCCCTCAGTAGGTCGGCAGGTCCGCCGGAAGGAGAAATGATGAGCCCGTCCACGCGCTTCTGCCGGATCGTTCCGAGGTACATTGCCTCCTTGATCGGATCCTCATCGGCGTTGCACAGGATGATGGCGTAGCCCTGTGCCAGCACCACGTCCTCGACGCCGCGGACCACGGCGGCAAAGAACGGGTTAGCGTTGTCCGAGACGATCACCGCCAGGGTATTGGTGCGGCCCTTGATCATGCTGCGGGCAATGGCGTTGGGATGGTAGTCCAGGTCGCGGGCGGCCCGCGCAACCTTCTCTCTCGCGTGGACGCTCACGTAGCCGTAGCCGCCCAATGCGCGGGCGGCGGTCGCCATGGATACCCCGGCACGCCGGGCCACATCTCGTACGGTCGCCATGCAGGAATCCTACCCGTCCCCCGGCGAAATAAACCAGGGCAATGTGATAACGCTCTCAGAAGTTCCATCACAGGGCCCGTTTCTCCTTTCGCGGGTCCTGCGCACGGAAGGAGGCAGGGCATGCGTACCCCCAAGGTCGGCATCCTGACGTTCTCCGACGGCCGGCGCCACGTGCACTCGGAGCTGCTGCCGATGACCCGCGAGTTCGAAGGCCGCCTGACACGGCGGCTGCGCGAGGCCGGCTGGGAGGTGGTCACCGGTCGCGATATCATCTGGACCACCGACCTGGCGAAGAGCGAGGCGCAGTACCTGGCCGCCGAGCGCGTGGACGCCACGATCTTCAACTTCGCCATCTGGAGCTTCCCACACCTGGCGGCGATCGCCAGCCAGTTCGCGCCCGGACCGTTCCTGATGTTCAGCAACGTCAACCCGCGGTATCCGGGCCTTGTGAGCATGCTGGCCAGCGCGGGCGCGCTGGACCAGGTGGGCGTGTTCTGCGGACGCGTCTCGGGCGATGTGGGCGACGATGCGGTCTTTGCTCGCGCGCTGCAGTTCCTGCGCGCGGCCGCGGCCACCAACCGGCTGCGCGGCGAGACCTACGGGCTGATCGGCGGCCGCTCCATGGGCATGTACACTGCGCAGAGCCCGCTGGACCAGTGGCAGCGGCAGTTCGGCATTGACGTCGAGCACATTGACCAGTTCGAGATCGTCCGCCGTTCCGAGCTGGTGCCGGCGGACCGCGTCGAGGCCGGATTCCGATGGCTCGAGAAGCACGTGGGACAGATCCACTACGACGGGAAGAAGCTGACGCCCGAGTTGCTGAAGCGCCAGATCCGCTCCTACCACGCGGTGCGCGACCTGGTGGACGAATGGCGCCTGGACTTCTGCGGCATCAAGGGCCAGCCCGAGATGACCGACCACTTCGCAACGATGGACCTGGCTGAGGCGTTCCTGAACGACCCTTACGACTGGGAAGGACCCCACGATCCCATCGTCTGCGCGACCGAGGCCGACATGGACGGCGCGCTCACGATGGAGTTGTTCAAGCACATCGCCGGCACGCCGGTGCTGTTCGCGGACGTGCGCCACTACGACGCCGCGGACAACGTGTGGGACCTGTGCAACTCCGGGCAGCACGCCACCTAC
This DNA window, taken from bacterium, encodes the following:
- a CDS encoding ribbon-helix-helix protein, CopG family; translation: MKKVAISLPDAQADAVERIRRRLRIPRSQVIQRAIAVYLAAEGHHRAVRAYEEGYRRWPEGTEAEALAQATTGALEQEEWS
- a CDS encoding type II toxin-antitoxin system PemK/MazF family toxin, whose translation is MRRGEIWWVRFPSPIGLRPAVLVSRNQAYRVRTAVTVVPLTRTIRRIPVEVALGPEDGIPQRSVANADTVATVPKTSLVEYLTTLSPAKLQALDQALKFAMDLP
- a CDS encoding FAD-dependent oxidoreductase, yielding MPSRAVVVGAGAIGAACAHFLARSGWGVTLVDRDEIGRGCSYANACLIVPSHSHPIPEPGAIRRAARWMLRPDSPFYVRPRLDPGLLDWLWRFRRACSPEAAERGFRSLLDLSRAGLALFEEMTREAGPAFFYKRQGLLHVYLTDAGFREAHHEHVALREAGFNARLLDRAEALEFEPALSPRIRGGLFIEGEAHGDCYAYTLGLAGRLEASGARLITGRGVSRITVAGGRARGVLLEPQGEEIPADLVVLAAGAWTPALAAPLGLRIPLQPAKGYSATIPGYPGAPRVPLLSMERRVVVTPLGDRLRFGGTLELAGLTPGINPVRYRAVVSAAHELLASPPPVDQAEAWYGFRPVTPDGLPVIGWAPGIEGLIVASGHAMLGFTQAPITGKLVAELADGRPPSVPLEPFRPDRF
- a CDS encoding uroporphyrinogen decarboxylase family protein — encoded protein: MSESREADYSVFQEGVALMADAMRGTARWVPVYAQMHEFVAEQCGIPRREFFRRPELLVSATLDTQARFGLDVPAITYDVYNIEAEALGQGIQWSEDGMPDIDRTAPLIRDRADLSRIRTPDFDSQPACQRVLEMYAHFRRLAGIEPGLSFCAPFTLATNLRGIEQFLLDMYTDPEFARDLLARISEEVLAPWIVYLQRHFPHSTKISGVDATASPPIVNLTLLREWVVPSILRLRELSGPGVAVANWAGERYLKRPEEMLDLKLLVGPGPLLGQDPDVEALGPGFYKTYADLHDVPLILGVGAGFLAQERPAAVAERVRRYAEVGARGGRFALYLCNLGANTPPENLRAAVEAAHAVAVA
- a CDS encoding ABC-F family ATP-binding cassette domain-containing protein, whose amino-acid sequence is MPLLAVNDVSKSYADLEILRGVTFSLEARERAALIGRNGTGKTTLLRLLAGLDQPDEGRIGLAGWARVAYLPQTPVGPSESAVLAHVLEGAADVRALEARALDLEHLMAAPEVHGDTNRLNAVMEEYARVRDHFEHAGGFTLETRAWMVLSGLGFREPDIARPLGVLSGGWRVRAELARALLGEPDLLLLDEPTNHLDLAATEWLEDYLKSFPGACIVVSHDRALLDAVTSRTLELEDSRVTSYPGAYSAYARLKAERIRLQQEAWVRQQEEIAKLEDYIRRYKAGQRAAQAKSREKMLARVEAEMIEAPRERRGLRVRATSAPASGKIVARLKKVTKRFEDPTADAAAAGGAGAPAAGAGSPGAAGIEVLSEVSLEIYRGERVGMLGPNGAGKSTLLRLIAGLETPTSGIVTLGTGVRPRYFAQESTLALDPANSVLDEILSDRPLSPEQVRAYLGRFLFSGEEVFKRVGMLSGGERQRLSLAKLLLDEPNLLLLDEPTNHLDIPAREALEAALREFPGTMIVATHDRYLLERLATRILTVEDRGIADFAGTYREMRERRTREAAQRAQRSEPRAGKATRKGAAGTPPAAPTFDEVAAQIAAAERERDEAAGWLGDPDLYRDPARAKAMRLRYEEAERKLEALYETLERIEEAENQ
- a CDS encoding LacI family DNA-binding transcriptional regulator; translation: MATVRDVARRAGVSMATAARALGGYGYVSVHAREKVARAARDLDYHPNAIARSMIKGRTNTLAVIVSDNANPFFAAVVRGVEDVVLAQGYAIILCNADEDPIKEAMYLGTIRQKRVDGLIISPSGGPADLLRGLLASGIPTVQVDRRLNGLKTDAVLIDNRAGVRAAVEHLIRLGHRRIGIISGPRRLYTGSERLEAFLDTLRRAGIKPDARCILEGTFKERSGYDLAGELLRVRRRPTALFVSNNLMTIGTLLRLKEEGVTIPQEMAVVGFDDMYWAPVLTPPLTAVAQPGYALGTAAAQLLLRRLAAPRSGPPETIVLQPQLVVRESCGAGARA
- a CDS encoding L-fucose/L-arabinose isomerase family protein; translated protein: MRTPKVGILTFSDGRRHVHSELLPMTREFEGRLTRRLREAGWEVVTGRDIIWTTDLAKSEAQYLAAERVDATIFNFAIWSFPHLAAIASQFAPGPFLMFSNVNPRYPGLVSMLASAGALDQVGVFCGRVSGDVGDDAVFARALQFLRAAAATNRLRGETYGLIGGRSMGMYTAQSPLDQWQRQFGIDVEHIDQFEIVRRSELVPADRVEAGFRWLEKHVGQIHYDGKKLTPELLKRQIRSYHAVRDLVDEWRLDFCGIKGQPEMTDHFATMDLAEAFLNDPYDWEGPHDPIVCATEADMDGALTMELFKHIAGTPVLFADVRHYDAADNVWDLCNSGQHATYFAARSFDPAVNLPKVRFYPEIIYFPAGGASVAHIAAPGQVTLARLARRQGRYWMAIVPAEFVEFPEEVAWAKAAATTPEWPHAFARFRVGADEFLSEYDSNHIHGVYGDYVQELVWISKILGMDCRVFA